In Rhodamnia argentea isolate NSW1041297 chromosome 4, ASM2092103v1, whole genome shotgun sequence, the following proteins share a genomic window:
- the LOC115728872 gene encoding zinc finger CCCH domain-containing protein 39 — protein sequence MNFSEPGLPLMPAMLHYVNGGDAVAYWSQFELRSEEFDVNSEFDQLPPPLKRPRNFEDNRSNSTASNPRPTPPVNKGTTNIFWKTRMCAKFKIGMCRNGENCNFAHGVEDMRQPPPNWQELVGMRDEDNKSSGNWEDDQKIIHRMKLCKKFYNGEECPYGDRCNFLHEDPAKFRDDSGRFRETSAICIGTTGMPTGQGTGSSQSDVSRPNVGVDGRVTSKPVYWKTKLCTKWEITGQCPFGEKCHFAHGLAELQSPSGRFEGEAVQTASAVTTNPQPQLLHINDGTPLMTVNGPTSTEEAQSKKCLLRWKGHKKINQIYGDWLDDLPLVQNLPKKVES from the exons ATGAATTTTTCTGAACCCGGACTGCCGCTTATGCCGGCAATGCTCCATTATGTCAATGGAGGCGACGCGGTTGCGTATTGGTCCCAATTCGAATTGAGAAGCGAGGAATTTGATGTGAATTCGGAGTTCGATCAACTGCCTCCTCCCTTAAAGAGACCCAGGAACTTTGAGGACAACCGATCGAACTCCACGGCCTCAAATCCGAGGCCTACTCCTCCAGTCAATAAGGGAACGACCAACATTTTCTGGAAGACTCGGATGTGCGCGAAGTTCAAAATCGGCATGTGTCGGAACGGCGAGAACTGCAATTTCGCACATGGGGTTGAAGATATGCGGCAACCTCCGCCCAATTGGCAAGAGCTTGTCGGCATGCGCGACGAGGATAATAAATCCTCCGGGAATTGGGAGGATGACCAGAAAATTATACATAGGATGAAGCTATGCAAGAAGTTCTATAATGGGGAGGAGTGTCCTTATGGGGATAGATGCAACTTTCTTCATGAGGACCCGGCTAAGTTTAGAGATGATTCGGGGAGGTTTCGGGAGACCTCAGCGATATGCATCGGAACCACTGGAATGCCAACGGGGCAAGGAACTGGTTCTAGTCAGTCTGATGTTAGTCGGCCCAATGTTGGAGTGGATGGTAGAGTAACTTCAAAGCCTGTTTACTGGAAAACAAAGTTGTGTACTAAGTGGGAGATAACAGGTCAATGTCCTTTTGGTGAGAAATGTCACTTTGCGCATGGACTAGCAG AGTTGCAGTCGCCTAGTGGACGATTTGAAGGAGAGGCGGTGCAAACGGCCTCGGCGGTCACTACAAATCCTCAACCTCAACTACTTCATATCAATGACGGCACTCCTCTCATGACAGTGAATGGTCCTACATCAACGGAAGAAGCACAGAGCAAGAAGTGCTTACTGAGATGGAAAGGACACAAGAAGATCAACCAGATTTACGGCGACTGGCTTGATGATTTGCCGTTAGTGCAAAACTTGCCGAAAAAAGTCGAGAGTTGA
- the LOC115728871 gene encoding nudix hydrolase 19, chloroplastic: MLSLLFSFSACPVLSISKNHLLLLQKPIALARTPHCHPSTTTAMSINLQSHAYARNPIRSKTPKPSEPLSLNSALETLKTQLLETTHQPNSPNFKVLPFRKGRPLASSSSTGDAVGPNWHLGWIGLADCKLFLANCGIDLSYDSLVYLGSESAVDALYWAVDVAGEANLVPEVGGKKFCFVELRTLMVATDWDDQRAMGELAIAGHARALLQWHRTSRYCGHCGGNTVPMEAGRRKQCVNELCKKRTYPRIDTVVIMLVIDKENERVLLSRQSRFVPRMWSCLAGFIEPGESLEEAVRRETWEETGIEVGEVVYHSSQPWPVGPSSLPCQLMVGFFAYAKSPEININKEELEDAQWHSREGVKKALMVAEYKKAQQTAAAKVTQMCKGVEKGQSLSADFNVESEELAPMFFPGPFAIAHHLISSWAFQDSVNGFQSQHKRANASMSNL; this comes from the exons atgctctctcttctcttctccttctcagCCTGCCCTGTTCTATCCATCTCCAAAAAccaccttctcctcctccagAAACCTATCGCACTAGCAAGAACCCCACACTGCCAtccctccaccaccaccgccatgTCCATAAACCTACAGTCCCATGCCTACGCGCGCAACCCCATACGATCCAAGACTCCGAAACCCAGTGAACCATTGTCTCTTAACTCGGCTCTCGAAACACTCAAGACCCAGCTTCTAGAGACCACCCACCAACCCAACTCTCCCAATTTCAAGGTCTTGCCTTTCCGAAAGGGACGGCCTTTGGCCTCCTCTTCTTCCACTGGCGACGCCGTGGGCCCAAATTGGCATCTGGGTTGGATCGGGTTGGCTGATTGCAAGCTTTTCTTGGCGAATTGTGGGATCGATCTGAGCTATGACTCGTTGGTTTATCTGGGTTCAGAGTCCGCCGTCGACGCGTTGTATTGGGCGGTTGATGTTGCCGGGGAGGCCAATTTGGTGCCTGAGGTTGGCGGCAAGAAGTTCTGCTTTGTGGAGCTGAGGACGCTGATGGTGGCCACCGATTGGGACGACCAACGCGCGATGGGCGAATTGGCTATTGCTGGTCAT GCTCGAGCATTGCTGCAATGGCACCGTACATCTCGTTATTGTGGACACTGTGGAGGAAACACGGTCCCCATGGAAGCAGGAAGGAGGAAGCAATGTGTGAACGAGTTGTGCAAAAAGAGGACATACCCTCGGATTGATACG GTTGTGATCATGTTAGTTATTGATAAGGAAAATGAACGTGTGCTTTTAAGCCGGCAATCGAGATTTGTACCCCGAATGTGGAGTTGCTTGGCTGGATTCATTGAG CCAGGAGAAAGCTTGGAAGAAGCAGTGAGAAGGGAAACATGGGAAGAGACTGGTATTGAAGTGGGAGAGGTTGTCTACCACAGTTCTCAGCCATGGCCAG TTGGACCAAGTAGCCTGCCATGTCAGTTGATGGTGGGATTCTTTGCATATGCAAAATCGCCGGAAATAAATATCAACAAAGAAGAGTTGGAAG ATGCCCAGTGGCACAGTAGAGAAGGCGTGAAGAAAGCATTGATGGTCGCCGAATACAAGAAGGCACAACAAACGGCAGCGGCAAAGGTAACCCAGATGTGCAAGGGAGTGGAGAAAGGACAAAGTCTGTCTGCAGATTTCAACGTTGAAAGCGAGGAACTCGCTCCTATGTTCTTCCCGGGGCCATTTGCCATTGCCCATCACCTCATCTCTTCATGGGCTTTTCAGGACTCGGTGAATGGGTTTCAATCTCAGCATAAACGCGCCAATGCTTCCATGTCCAACTTGTAG